The Candidatus Thermoplasmatota archaeon genomic interval ACATTGGTGTTCCAAACTATTTTGATTCACAGAGATTTGGAAGTGTAATACACAACGAGTTTATTGGGAAATATCTAGTACAAAAAAAACTACGAACAGGCTGTAAAGATATTTCTTACAAAATATACGAAGAAAGAGAGGAAAAAAACAAAAGACGAAAAAAGAGAGATATTAGCTAATTGGAAAAAATTAGGACATGTGGGGGTAAAAAACAGGGTTTTTGCAGATGTTATAAGTGAATATGTAAAAACAAA includes:
- the truD gene encoding tRNA pseudouridine(13) synthase TruD gives rise to the protein MFLTKYTKKERKKTKDEKREILANWKKLGHVGVKNRVFADVISEYVKTKSWLASYKKIPSSLREMFVNAYQSYLWNECVKETLRRIVAKGFIPK